From the Planctomycetota bacterium genome, one window contains:
- the msrB gene encoding peptide-methionine (R)-S-oxide reductase MsrB, which yields MPETVRVHVVNEQGDITGPIEQPKVVKTDAEWREQLGSEETFRVARGKGTERPFCGTLLDNKLDGVYCCVSCKLPLYDSNAKFNSGTGWPSFFQPVGDNVEVEEDRSHGMIRTEILCRRCDCHLGHVFPDGPPPTGLRHCVNSESL from the coding sequence ATGCCAGAAACTGTCCGCGTCCACGTTGTCAATGAGCAGGGCGACATCACCGGCCCGATCGAGCAGCCGAAAGTCGTCAAGACCGACGCCGAGTGGCGCGAGCAGCTCGGCAGCGAGGAGACGTTTCGCGTCGCCCGCGGCAAGGGCACCGAACGCCCCTTCTGTGGCACGCTCCTCGACAACAAACTCGACGGCGTTTACTGCTGCGTTTCGTGCAAGCTGCCGCTCTACGACAGCAACGCCAAGTTCAACAGCGGCACTGGATGGCCGAGCTTCTTCCAGCCCGTGGGCGACAACGTCGAGGTCGAGGAAGACCGCAGCCACGGCATGATCCGCACCGAAATCCTCTGCCGACGCTGCGACTGTCACCTCGGCCACGTCTTTCCTGACGGCCCGCCGCCGACGGGGCTTCGTCACTGCGTCAACAGCGAGTCGCT
- a CDS encoding aspartate-semialdehyde dehydrogenase codes for MSKRVAIVGATGAVGQELLRILPERHFPLNELRLLASGRSAGKTLDFGGQTLTVLETTADSFAGIDVAFFSAGGSISREFARVAVDAGAVVIDNTSAFRMTDGVPLVVPEVNPAAVRQHSGIIANPNCSTILMNVVVWPLHQAFGVKRIVVSTYQAVSGAGAAGLAELERQQKQVAADEAPAAELFPHPIVDNLFSHNSPIDGTGYNEEERKMIHETRKIFGVPEFAVTATCIRVPVPRAHCESVNIEFAGRVTPDQAQDVLSKAPGVKLVNDPTPQAASHQDAVLVGRVRQDASRSDGTAIDLFLAGDQIRKGAATNAVQVAELL; via the coding sequence ATGTCAAAGCGCGTCGCCATTGTCGGAGCCACCGGAGCGGTCGGGCAGGAACTGCTCCGGATTCTGCCTGAGCGACACTTTCCGTTGAACGAGCTGAGATTGCTCGCCAGCGGAAGGAGTGCGGGCAAGACACTCGATTTCGGCGGCCAAACGCTGACTGTCCTTGAGACGACGGCGGACAGCTTTGCCGGCATCGACGTCGCCTTCTTCTCCGCCGGCGGATCGATCAGTCGCGAGTTCGCCCGAGTTGCCGTCGACGCCGGTGCAGTGGTCATCGACAACACGTCTGCGTTCCGCATGACCGACGGCGTGCCGCTGGTCGTGCCGGAGGTCAACCCGGCCGCCGTCCGTCAGCACAGCGGCATCATCGCCAACCCGAACTGCTCGACGATTCTCATGAACGTCGTCGTCTGGCCGCTGCATCAGGCGTTCGGCGTGAAGCGGATCGTCGTCAGCACCTACCAAGCCGTCAGCGGAGCCGGTGCCGCAGGATTGGCCGAGTTGGAGCGGCAACAGAAGCAGGTCGCCGCGGATGAAGCACCGGCGGCCGAGCTGTTCCCACATCCGATCGTCGACAACCTATTCAGCCACAACTCGCCCATCGACGGCACCGGCTACAACGAAGAGGAACGCAAGATGATCCACGAGACCCGCAAGATCTTCGGCGTCCCAGAGTTCGCCGTGACCGCGACCTGCATCCGTGTACCGGTTCCACGAGCGCATTGCGAGAGCGTCAACATCGAGTTCGCCGGACGCGTCACGCCCGACCAGGCGCAGGACGTGCTGTCGAAAGCTCCAGGCGTCAAGCTTGTCAACGATCCCACGCCGCAGGCAGCAAGTCACCAGGACGCCGTCCTCGTCGGCCGAGTCCGCCAAGACGCCAGCCGCTCCGACGGCACTGCAATCGATCTCTTCCTCGCCGGCGATCAAATCCGCAAGGGCGCTGCCACGAACGCGGTGCAGGTCGCAGAGCTGCTCTAA
- a CDS encoding prepilin-type N-terminal cleavage/methylation domain-containing protein: protein MIHRSARPRGFTLVELLVVIGIIAVLISILLPSLVRARASGQTAVCLSNQRQIGAMATMYANDYQYAMIGWFNGFNGGSLEPSEDWTNTISTYALDNPEDHWVSWGLPDNPNPAIRKQNPEIELFLCPSDADVSLNAMNPFWKIRRPATYAVPVTASSTQGVGWWHPRFPKVTVWASTEYPLMTDVVPAADAGPLNGWQWYFVGIHDEGQFATDPNQVPPNVAFRHGNVGGPDDGLYYRNDQGQAVTLFLDGHVRAVYRTDFAAINMSKTNRDVIARLKQVQ from the coding sequence ATGATCCACCGTTCTGCAAGGCCACGCGGCTTCACGCTCGTCGAGCTGCTCGTCGTCATCGGCATCATCGCGGTGCTCATCAGCATCCTTCTGCCTTCGCTCGTCCGCGCGCGTGCGTCAGGGCAAACAGCGGTTTGCCTTAGCAACCAACGGCAGATCGGCGCAATGGCGACCATGTACGCCAACGATTACCAGTACGCGATGATTGGCTGGTTCAACGGCTTCAACGGCGGCAGCCTGGAGCCGTCAGAGGATTGGACCAACACGATCAGCACCTACGCCCTTGACAATCCGGAAGACCACTGGGTTTCTTGGGGTTTGCCGGACAATCCAAATCCCGCGATTCGCAAACAGAATCCGGAGATTGAGCTGTTTCTCTGTCCGTCGGACGCGGATGTTTCGCTAAACGCGATGAATCCGTTCTGGAAGATTCGTCGACCAGCGACCTACGCGGTGCCCGTGACGGCTTCAAGCACTCAAGGTGTCGGCTGGTGGCATCCACGGTTTCCGAAAGTCACGGTCTGGGCGAGCACCGAGTACCCGCTCATGACCGATGTTGTGCCGGCCGCTGATGCTGGACCACTCAATGGATGGCAGTGGTACTTCGTCGGGATTCACGATGAAGGTCAGTTCGCGACCGATCCGAATCAGGTTCCGCCGAACGTCGCCTTTCGGCACGGAAACGTCGGTGGTCCGGACGACGGGCTCTACTACCGCAACGACCAAGGCCAAGCGGTCACGCTCTTTCTCGACGGGCATGTGCGGGCGGTCTACCGAACCGACTTTGCCGCGATCAACATGAGCAAAACGAATCGAGACGTGATCGCTCGGCTCAAGCAAGTTCAGTGA
- a CDS encoding PEP-CTERM sorting domain-containing protein, with the protein MRFITTTAVTLGFTASLASAAFIDDFATTANIESRDDRVDVSAAGSLVSLTFNSNFPVADAASSFTPIDYFVGAEGSSFNANQSGATVFDLTDEGQFDVTGISLINPDGENDVLYAIRAFFFDANDAIVNPAVVLRGNTQDTSDLSVNVADLAPASATGYTIALALVKPGGGAVGEVGDGVSFDQFAFTAIPEPTSIAALALGGLIGLRRRR; encoded by the coding sequence ATGCGATTCATCACCACGACTGCAGTAACCCTCGGCTTCACGGCCTCGCTCGCCTCGGCCGCCTTCATAGACGACTTCGCGACAACGGCCAACATCGAATCGCGCGACGACCGCGTCGACGTCTCGGCCGCGGGGAGCCTCGTTTCGCTCACGTTCAACAGCAACTTCCCAGTCGCTGATGCCGCGAGTTCCTTCACACCGATCGACTACTTCGTCGGTGCTGAGGGCAGCTCCTTTAACGCCAACCAGAGTGGTGCAACGGTCTTCGACCTCACAGATGAGGGCCAGTTCGATGTCACCGGCATCTCGCTGATCAACCCGGACGGCGAGAACGATGTGCTGTACGCGATCCGAGCGTTCTTCTTTGACGCGAACGACGCGATCGTCAACCCGGCCGTCGTCCTACGCGGCAACACGCAGGACACGTCCGACCTGAGCGTCAACGTCGCCGACCTCGCACCGGCGAGCGCAACGGGCTACACGATCGCGCTCGCCTTGGTTAAGCCCGGCGGCGGTGCCGTCGGTGAAGTGGGCGACGGCGTGTCGTTCGACCAGTTCGCGTTCACCGCCATTCCCGAGCCGACGAGCATCGCTGCCCTCGCGCTCGGCGGCCTCATCGGGCTACGTCGCCGTCGCTAA